The DNA region CTCGGTGATGGAACGAAACATCTCCGGCAGCAGGCTCAGCTGCACTATCCGGCTGCGCCAGGTGAAGTACAACCCGGCCGCGATCACGATGGGGATCAGCAACCACGTCCAGAAGACGTCATTGATATGCACGATGGCGGAATCGAGTGCGTCCACACAATCAGGCTATCGACTGGCAACCGTCAGATGCGGATACTCAATACCGGCCAGTCGCATTAATTGGCAGCGTATCCTGCACGTTGTCGAGGGCGCGGGACATCCCGCGCCCACGGACAAGCGCTACTGCAGCAACTCGAACGCACTCCGGCTGCACCCCTCGGGCAGCGCAACAGATCGAATCGCAGAAACATTAAGCGGCAGACCCGTTTCCGCGCATGCCCCGAATTCTGCGGGCAAGCGATCAGCCACCGCCCGGCGAACCCACCCCGAAATCAGGGCAGCGCGTTGATCAGCTGCTCGAGCTCCACCCGCGGACCGGTGAAGAACGGAATCTCCTCGCGCACATGCCGGCGTGCCTCGGTAGCGCGCAGATCACGCATGAGATCCACGATGCGGTGCAGTTCGGGGGCCTCGAAGGCGAGGATCCACTCGTAATCGCCCAGGGCGAAGGAGGCCACGGTGTTGGCGCGCACGTCCGGGTAGTCGCGGGCGGCCTTGCCGTGATCGGCGAGCATCTTGCGACGGTCCTCGTCGGGCAGCAGGTACCAGTCGTAGGAGCGCACGAACGGGTACACGCAGATGTAGTTGCCCGCCTCCTCGCCCGCCAGGAACGCGGGGATGTGGGACTTGTTGAACTCGGCCGGGCGGTGCAGCGCGGCCTGGCTCCACACCGGGTTCGAGATCTGACCCAGCTCGGTGACGCGACGGAAGTCGGCGTACGCGGCCTGCAGATCCTCGATCTTCTCCGCGTGCCACCAGATCATGAAGTCGGCGTCGGCGCGCAGACCGGCGACATCGTAGATGCCGCGGACCACCACGCCGCGCTCCTCCAGCGACTCGAAGAAGGCGGTCGCCTCCTTGACCGCGGCCTTGCGGTCCTCGCCGAGCACGCCGGGCTCCACCTGGAACACCGAGAACATGAGGTAGCGGATGGTGTCGTTGAGGGCCTTGAAGTCGAGTCGCGCCATGAACCCCATCGTGCCACTGCGCCCGAACCCGCCCTGAATCGGGCAGGGCGGACACGGGGGTCAGGGTACGGACGCGGCCCAGGACTCGATCAGGCGGCGCAGGCCGTCGTGGAACACCTCGTCGCTGGTGAGCAATCCGCTCATGGTGTCCAGATGGGTTGCCATGACCGGAAATTCATCCGGGTCCAGCGCCGCAAGCGCGGCGCGGGTGCGCAATTGCGTCGGCTTCCGATCACGGAATTCGACCAGGCCCGCGCAGCCCAGGGTGTAGAGATAGAGCTCGCGGTAAGCGTAGAAGGCTTGTTCGGGGCCCAATCCGAGCGAAATGTTGTCGGCCAGTTGCGGTTCGGTGAGACGGGCCAGCAGGCGGCGGCCCAGCCAGGGGCGGGGGCCACGCAGCATCACCAGGCCCGGATAGGCGGTGAGCAAGGTGTACCAGGCCACGAAACGCCGTTCGGTGGAGTGCGCCCAAGCCCCGGAACCGGGCGCGATCACGGGCAGCTCCAGGGCCAGCACGTCGGCGACCAATTCGACCAGGCCGTTGAAATCGCCGCCGCCCCTGCGCACCACGGTGGTGTGGGAGACCCGCAGGCGGGAGGCGATGCTGCGAAAACTCAGCTCGCCCGCACCACGGGACCGGATGATCTCCAACCCGGCCCGGGCGATCGCCTCGGGCGTCGCCTCGGCGAGCGACTGGGAGTTCCTGGGCATGCGTCCAGCGTAAGTTACAGTGTAACTAGGGGGTCGATCGGGCCGGGGTTTCCCGCAGGCCGTGCCGCGCGCAGCCGCGGACCGATCGAGACAAGCGACCGAACGAAAAGAGCGCACGTGCATCCGAACCATGCCGACGTGACTGCGGCAGCCGAACGAATCTCCAGCTACATCCGGCCGGTGGTCCTCGCGCGGGCGGACTCCGACACCGTTCCGGTCGCCGGGGACGTCTGGTTCGCGCTCGAGCACATGCAGCACACGGGCAGCTTCAAAGCGCGCGGGGCCGCGAATTTCGTCCTCGCGCAACAGGAGCAGGGGCGCTTGCCGAAGGTCGGGATCACCCTCGCCTCCGGCGGCAACGCGGGCGTGGCGGGCGCGTGGGCGGCACGTCTGGCCGGGTCCACGGCCACCGTGTTCCTGCCCGACTCCACCCCCGCCGTCAAACTGGCTCGGCTGCAGGCGCTCGGCGCGCAGGTGCTGTGCGGCGGCGCACGGTACGCCGATGCCGCCGCCGAATGCGAACGCTATGCCGCGGCCTCCGGCGCGCTCCGCTCACACGCCTACGACGACCCCTACATCGCCGCCGGCGCGGGCACCCTGCTCGACGAGATCGCCGCCCAGCTGCCCGAACTCGACACCGTGCTGGTCGCGGTCGGCGGCGGCGGACTGCTCACCGGAATCACCGTGTCCGCCAATCACCACGGCATCCGGGTGGTGGCCGTCGAACCCGAGAACTGCCGCGCCTTCAACGCCGCTCTCGCCGCCGGCGCGCCCGTCGATGTCGATGTCGACTCCATCGCCGCCGATTCCCTCGGCGCGCGCCGCATCACCCCGATGGCCCTGACCGCCGCCGCCGAGGGCGACGTCCGCTCGGTCCTGGTCACCGACAAACAGATCAGCGCCGCCCGCCAAATCCTGTGGGACTGCCGCCGTCTCGCCGTCGAACACGGCGCGGCGACCGCCTTCGCGGCCCTGCTGTCCGGCGCGTACGTCCCCGCCCCCGGCGAACGGGTGGCGGTCATCGTCTGCGGCGCGAACACCGACCCGACAGACCTCGTCGCCCGCTGACCCCGGCCTTACCGACCTAGACGCCCGGCTTCGGCCGATGGCGGTCCGGCCGACCATCGCAAGGCAGCAGCCCGCTACGCCGCTCGATATCACCGGTGGCGCACAAGTTTTCGGCGACCGGACCAGGGCTCCGGTCAGCCGAGATGGGCGGCGATGAGAGCGGCGGCCTTGGCGCCGGTGGCGGCGCAGGCGGGGACGCCGACGCCGTCGAGATAGGAGCCGGCCAGGGCCAGGCCAGGGAGATCGGTTGTGGCGGAGCGCAGCTCGAGGATCCGGGAGACGTGGCCGGGGGCGTATTGGGGCAGGCCGCCGGGCCAGCGTTGGACGACTGCGCGCACGGGGCGGATATCGGCGCCGGTCACCGTGGTGAGGTCTTGGACGGCGGCGGTGACGAGGTCGTCGTCGGACCAGGCCTGGGTGGAGTCGTCGCCATAACGGCCGAAGGAAGCGCGGACCAGGGCCACGTCGCGGCCGGCGAGGTGGGGCCACTTACGGCTGGAAAGAGTGAAGGCCTTGGCGCGCAACGGTTCACCGGTGGCGACGAGGATGCCGGAGTTGTCGGGGAGGGCGGTGTCGACGGGGAGGGCCAGGGCCACCACGGCCGAGGAAGCCAACTCGATGCCGCCGGCGAGCGCGGCGGCGAAGGGAGCGACGTCGTGGAGCAGTCGCGCGGCCTCCGGGGCGGGAGTCGCGAGGATCACCGCGTCGACATCACCGATCGGGTCGATGTGCCAGCCGGATGCGGTCCGCGTGAGGCGGGTTGCGGCGGTGCCGGTTTCGGCCTTCACGTCGGCGGCGGCGCGCAGGGCTTCCAACAGGACCCGATAGCCGTCGCGGATGCCACCGAAGACCGGGGTCGTGCTCGGCGGGGGCAGGGCCTCCGATACCGCCTGAGTCAGGCTCGCCGCTCCGCGATCCAGGGCTGCCGCCAGTGTCGGCAAGGCAGCTCGCACCCCGATCGAATCTGCCAGTCCCGCATACACTCCGCCGAGCAGCGGATCGACGCTGCGGCGAACGACCTGCTCGCCGAACCGATCCCGCACCAGCTCCCCCACCGAGACATCCGCGCCCGGAGTCCAGTTCAGCGGCCGCGACGGCTCCGTCGCCACAAAATCGAGGGTCTGCGCATCCACCAGTCCCGCAACCGATTCCGGCGCGGCGGGAATCCCCATCAACGTCCGCTCGGGCAGGCGATGCCCGGCCTCTTCCGACCACACCAGCGGCCGCTTCCCCGCCGGGAACACGAGCTGATCCTCGATCCCCAATTCCCGCATCAATTCCGGGATCTCGGGGCGACGGCCCACGAACGCCTCGGCCCCCAGATCGACCGGATCGCCCTCGATGTCGACGGTCCGCAGAATGCCGCCGACCCGATCACGCCGCTCGACGAGAATCAGCTCCGCCGACTCCCCCAGCGCCTGCCGCAACCGGTAGGCGGCCACTAGCCCGCTGATCCCACCACCGACCACCGCGACCCGCATCGACCACTCCTCGTCACCTGATGGGCGCCGCGGCGACACCCGTCGGCGCACCCACGACAGCGACCCGCTTCTCGACGTCGAGCCGCTCCAGCCAACCTACCCCCGCCGTTCACAGCCGCCCGCGACAGGGATCGACGGGCCCTGGGACTACGGCTCGAGCTGGGGATATCCCCTCACCTCGGACGTCAGCCGCACGGCCCGCACCGCTGTCGTCGCGGCATGCTCGCGGCCTGGGTCCACACCCTGGTCGCGACGGATTCCGGCTACACGCGCGCCGAAATGACGGCGCGGGCCGCCGCATCCCGGGTGTTCCGTGCCGATCGTCGGCTCAGAGCGGGGTGGGGAGGCTGTGGATCAGGGCGACGGTGTCGGTGATGACCGACGGGTCGGTGTTGGGGAGCACGCCGTGGCCCAGGTTGAAGATGTGACCCTTCGCGCCCAGGGTGATGGCCTCGTCGGCCTCACGGGCGATGCGGCGGACCTCGGCGTCAATGGCAGCCGGACCCGCGAACAGCACGGCCGGATCGAGGTTGCCCTGCAACGCTTTTCCGGGACCGACCCGACGCGCCGCCTCGTTCAACGGGATTCGCCAGTCGACGCCCACCACATCGGCGCCCGCCTCACCCATGGCGCCCAGCAGCTCGCCGGTGCCGACACCGAAGTGGATGCGCGGCACGCCCGCGTCGGCGACCTCGGCGAACACCCGCTCCGAGTGCGGCAGAACGTATTCGCGGTACTGGGCCAGCGACAACGCGCCCGCCCAGGAGTCGAACAGCTGCACGGCGTCGACGCCGGCGGCGATCTGCGCGCGCAGGAATTCGATGGTGATGTCGGTGAGCGCACCCAGCAGGTGATGCCAGGTCTCGGGGTCGGCGAGCATCATCGCCTTGGTGCGCTCGTGGTTCTTGCTGGGCCCGCCCTCGACCAGGTAGGACGCCAAAGTGAACGGGGCACCGGCGAATCCGATGAGCGGGGTCTCGCCCAAGGCGTCGAGCAGCAGCTTCACGCCCGCGGTGACCGCGCCCACGTCCTCGGCGCGCAGGCGGGGCAGGGCGCGCACGTCGGCGACGGTGCGCACCGGGTTCGCGACGACCGGGCCGACACCGGGCACGATGTCCAGGTCGATGCCCGCGGCCTTGAGCGGAACCACGATGTCGGAGAACAGGATTGCCGCGTCCACCTGATGGCGGCGGATCGGCTGCATGGTGATCTCGCACACCAGCTCCGGATCGAAACACGATTCCAGCATGCCGATTCCGGCACGCACCTCC from Nocardia tengchongensis includes:
- the hemQ gene encoding hydrogen peroxide-dependent heme synthase, whose protein sequence is MARLDFKALNDTIRYLMFSVFQVEPGVLGEDRKAAVKEATAFFESLEERGVVVRGIYDVAGLRADADFMIWWHAEKIEDLQAAYADFRRVTELGQISNPVWSQAALHRPAEFNKSHIPAFLAGEEAGNYICVYPFVRSYDWYLLPDEDRRKMLADHGKAARDYPDVRANTVASFALGDYEWILAFEAPELHRIVDLMRDLRATEARRHVREEIPFFTGPRVELEQLINALP
- a CDS encoding TetR/AcrR family transcriptional regulator C-terminal domain-containing protein; the protein is MPRNSQSLAEATPEAIARAGLEIIRSRGAGELSFRSIASRLRVSHTTVVRRGGGDFNGLVELVADVLALELPVIAPGSGAWAHSTERRFVAWYTLLTAYPGLVMLRGPRPWLGRRLLARLTEPQLADNISLGLGPEQAFYAYRELYLYTLGCAGLVEFRDRKPTQLRTRAALAALDPDEFPVMATHLDTMSGLLTSDEVFHDGLRRLIESWAASVP
- a CDS encoding threonine/serine dehydratase, translating into MHPNHADVTAAAERISSYIRPVVLARADSDTVPVAGDVWFALEHMQHTGSFKARGAANFVLAQQEQGRLPKVGITLASGGNAGVAGAWAARLAGSTATVFLPDSTPAVKLARLQALGAQVLCGGARYADAAAECERYAAASGALRSHAYDDPYIAAGAGTLLDEIAAQLPELDTVLVAVGGGGLLTGITVSANHHGIRVVAVEPENCRAFNAALAAGAPVDVDVDSIAADSLGARRITPMALTAAAEGDVRSVLVTDKQISAARQILWDCRRLAVEHGAATAFAALLSGAYVPAPGERVAVIVCGANTDPTDLVAR
- a CDS encoding protoporphyrinogen oxidase translates to MRVAVVGGGISGLVAAYRLRQALGESAELILVERRDRVGGILRTVDIEGDPVDLGAEAFVGRRPEIPELMRELGIEDQLVFPAGKRPLVWSEEAGHRLPERTLMGIPAAPESVAGLVDAQTLDFVATEPSRPLNWTPGADVSVGELVRDRFGEQVVRRSVDPLLGGVYAGLADSIGVRAALPTLAAALDRGAASLTQAVSEALPPPSTTPVFGGIRDGYRVLLEALRAAADVKAETGTAATRLTRTASGWHIDPIGDVDAVILATPAPEAARLLHDVAPFAAALAGGIELASSAVVALALPVDTALPDNSGILVATGEPLRAKAFTLSSRKWPHLAGRDVALVRASFGRYGDDSTQAWSDDDLVTAAVQDLTTVTGADIRPVRAVVQRWPGGLPQYAPGHVSRILELRSATTDLPGLALAGSYLDGVGVPACAATGAKAAALIAAHLG
- the hemE gene encoding uroporphyrinogen decarboxylase; the encoded protein is MSTHARRQLTDAPFLAAATGGVPHRRPVWFMRQAGRSLPEYREVRAGIGMLESCFDPELVCEITMQPIRRHQVDAAILFSDIVVPLKAAGIDLDIVPGVGPVVANPVRTVADVRALPRLRAEDVGAVTAGVKLLLDALGETPLIGFAGAPFTLASYLVEGGPSKNHERTKAMMLADPETWHHLLGALTDITIEFLRAQIAAGVDAVQLFDSWAGALSLAQYREYVLPHSERVFAEVADAGVPRIHFGVGTGELLGAMGEAGADVVGVDWRIPLNEAARRVGPGKALQGNLDPAVLFAGPAAIDAEVRRIAREADEAITLGAKGHIFNLGHGVLPNTDPSVITDTVALIHSLPTPL